The following coding sequences lie in one Apium graveolens cultivar Ventura chromosome 3, ASM990537v1, whole genome shotgun sequence genomic window:
- the LOC141713070 gene encoding thiosulfate sulfurtransferase 16, chloroplastic-like: MWTTKTVIVPCESSSLMICNNSNAQLTPSFMLFSTTSSRFPLPRRRIHNLTYKDHHTHNSNFSWMKTMEKNNQVVSTSSTSVNHPTSVPVRVAHELYQAGHRYLDVRTPGEFNAGHAAGAINIPYMFKVGSGMNKNPNFVDEVLTHFRKDDEIIVGCQSGKRSLMAATDLLSAGFTGVTDIAGGFAAWSQNELPVDR, from the exons ATGTGGACTACTAAAACTGTGATTGTTCCTTGTGAGTCATCATCCTTGATGATCTGCAACAACTCAAATGCTCAACTAACGCCATCCTTCATGTTGTTTTCCACCACGAGTTCCCGATTTCCGCTCCCAAGACGACGAATTCATAATCTTACCTACAAGGATCATCACACTCATAATTCCAACTTTAG TTGGATGAAAACTATGGAAAAGAATAATCAGGTTGTGTCTACTTCAAGTACTAGTGTTAATCATCCCACATCAGTGCCTGTCCGTGTTGCTCATGAGCTTTATCAAGCAGGTCACCGCTACTTGGATGTCAG GACTCCTGGAGAATTCAATGCTGGACATGCTGCTGGGGCTATCAATATTCCGTACATGTTTAAAGTTGGATCAG GGATGAACAAAAATCCTAATTTCGTGGATGAAGTGCTGACACATTTCAGAAAAGATGATGAAATTATTGTT GGATGTCAGTCAGGAAAAAGGTCACTTATGGCTGCAACTGATCTTTTATCAGCT GGATTTACTGGGGTAACGGATATAGCTGGTGGTTTTGCAGCTTGGAGTCAGAATGAACTTCCAGTAGATCGATGA